One window of Phycisphaeraceae bacterium genomic DNA carries:
- a CDS encoding PEP-CTERM sorting domain-containing protein (PEP-CTERM proteins occur, often in large numbers, in the proteomes of bacteria that also encode an exosortase, a predicted intramembrane cysteine proteinase. The presence of a PEP-CTERM domain at a protein's C-terminus predicts cleavage within the sorting domain, followed by covalent anchoring to some some component of the (usually Gram-negative) cell surface. Many PEP-CTERM proteins exhibit an unusual sequence composition that includes large numbers of potential glycosylation sites. Expression of one such protein has been shown restore the ability of a bacterium to form floc, a type of biofilm.), translating into MRTRVLAVILLNAFLASVAQAYTETFDTDVTSLWRVGTRQWDFADGLDETNTLIRPIVTSTPGWTGSTITAAVPTNGYPTSTNTPTYRTQFVVVDRSLDTNGDYLNIFHTNLGNADQISATFRLSSSITDGTNFIRDDFWKWIVHPQNDGFASHFRFWFAGDIHGSNDDRPYITPGSDPSFPGEPYDAWFSKAYQGTYPNFVNSYAHQMQDNIYVTLSTALNDPSLWTSSNGKLANSDPEILAEFNEARRDVQTIGFTLGGGNYAVNGFAFMSATGGVFEIDSFTVTPEPGSALLLVLSGIAALSRRRHAA; encoded by the coding sequence ATGAGAACCCGCGTATTGGCCGTGATTCTGCTCAATGCCTTCCTCGCTTCCGTGGCTCAGGCATACACGGAAACCTTTGACACTGATGTTACCAGCCTCTGGCGGGTCGGGACGCGCCAATGGGACTTTGCTGACGGCCTGGATGAAACAAACACCCTCATACGCCCTATCGTCACCAGCACACCCGGCTGGACAGGCTCGACCATCACCGCGGCTGTCCCCACCAATGGATATCCCACCTCGACGAATACTCCAACCTACCGTACCCAGTTCGTCGTGGTTGACCGCTCGCTGGATACCAACGGCGACTACCTCAACATCTTTCATACCAACTTGGGCAATGCTGACCAGATCAGCGCAACCTTTCGCCTGAGCAGCAGCATCACGGATGGCACCAACTTCATTCGTGACGACTTCTGGAAGTGGATCGTCCATCCACAGAACGATGGCTTTGCTTCACACTTCCGTTTCTGGTTCGCTGGTGATATTCACGGCAGTAATGATGACCGCCCGTACATCACGCCGGGCAGCGATCCCAGCTTCCCCGGCGAGCCTTACGATGCGTGGTTCTCCAAGGCATACCAAGGCACTTATCCGAACTTCGTTAATTCATACGCACATCAGATGCAGGACAACATCTACGTCACGCTGAGTACCGCACTCAACGACCCGTCCCTCTGGACCTCAAGTAACGGAAAGCTCGCAAACTCCGACCCCGAAATCCTCGCGGAGTTCAACGAAGCACGGCGCGATGTGCAGACGATCGGTTTTACGCTCGGCGGCGGGAACTACGCTGTCAACGGATTCGCTTTCATGAGTGCGACAGGTGGCGTGTTTGAAATCGACAGCTTTACCGTAACCCCCGAACCCGGCTCAGCACTCCTGCTGGTATTAAGCGGCATAGCTGCCTTAAGCCGCCGTCGTCATGCCGCGTGA
- a CDS encoding TolC family protein gives MNFTHPHSEGVFIRHIALRINAARIILLLVGLSLSVVLVGCHSPMERAEEEQLRDQLIASNKAYLKAVADGPIVEMTRTQSEVDKDAGMTDERRKDLETRAGPTAYEGVQPDLGPDLLNKIDATGVQMSLQRAVQLAVEHNLEVRQARLVPGISDAQLLAAEAAFDPVFFANFDWQHLDTPRPSTSAGVSSAFGANKSETTKLETGIRKPLSHGGEIRAQTEFNRNFADPSFYAPPGDSDFRYYDANVLVGINQPLLRNFGSDVTRSNISLARNARGQSVADLRKTLLQTVADTEDAYWALVRARKTLMIQSRLYAAAGPDIETLERRREFDVNRISLAQARSSVEERRSNVLRARQAVRQASDALKRLINSPDLPLAGETMIVPTDNPTDTGIRYSLLDAVTVGLQKRPELQRAILEIDDASIRVQLADNARLPILNLSGAIRYNGVGGSVHGAYDNVTEGDFIDYLLGAQFEMPLGNRAAEAGYSQRKIERQAITLNYQRAAQDVLLDIKNALRQLNTSYEVIGAARASRLAATDNLVAIDDQQRIGINLTPEFIDLKLRTQERVAQAELNELESIINYNIAIARFYQAMGTLLERNNINFEDPYPGPEKETSGWKRLVR, from the coding sequence ATGAACTTCACGCACCCGCATTCCGAAGGTGTCTTCATCCGTCACATCGCTCTGCGCATCAACGCTGCGCGGATCATCCTGCTCCTGGTCGGCTTGTCGCTTTCCGTCGTGCTTGTCGGCTGTCACAGCCCGATGGAGCGGGCGGAGGAAGAGCAACTCCGCGACCAGCTCATCGCGTCGAACAAGGCATACCTCAAGGCGGTTGCGGACGGCCCGATTGTCGAGATGACTCGCACACAAAGCGAGGTGGACAAAGACGCGGGCATGACGGATGAGCGCAGGAAGGATCTGGAAACACGAGCGGGGCCGACGGCGTATGAAGGCGTCCAGCCGGACCTGGGCCCTGACCTGTTGAACAAGATCGACGCCACCGGCGTGCAGATGAGCCTTCAGCGGGCGGTACAACTGGCTGTCGAGCACAACCTCGAAGTCAGGCAGGCGCGGCTGGTACCGGGGATCAGCGACGCGCAACTGCTGGCTGCCGAAGCTGCCTTTGATCCGGTCTTTTTCGCAAACTTCGACTGGCAGCATCTGGACACGCCCCGACCCAGCACGAGTGCGGGTGTTTCCTCGGCTTTTGGGGCCAACAAGAGTGAGACGACCAAGCTGGAGACCGGCATTCGCAAGCCGCTGTCGCACGGCGGGGAGATTCGCGCTCAGACGGAGTTCAATCGTAACTTTGCCGATCCTTCGTTCTATGCGCCGCCGGGTGACAGCGATTTCCGTTACTACGACGCCAACGTGCTCGTAGGGATCAATCAGCCGCTGCTGCGAAACTTCGGCAGCGATGTCACGCGATCCAACATTTCCCTGGCGCGCAACGCACGAGGGCAGAGCGTCGCTGACCTGCGCAAGACGCTGCTGCAAACTGTCGCTGACACTGAAGACGCTTATTGGGCACTGGTCCGCGCCCGAAAAACTCTCATGATCCAGAGCCGTCTGTACGCAGCGGCAGGCCCGGACATCGAAACGCTGGAACGGCGGCGCGAGTTTGACGTCAATCGCATCTCGCTGGCACAGGCACGCAGCTCGGTCGAGGAACGCCGCAGCAATGTCCTCCGCGCTCGTCAGGCGGTGCGACAGGCCTCCGACGCGCTCAAGAGGCTGATCAATTCCCCCGACCTGCCTCTGGCAGGTGAGACCATGATCGTGCCCACGGATAACCCCACGGACACGGGTATCCGTTACAGCCTGCTCGATGCTGTCACCGTCGGCCTGCAAAAGCGGCCCGAACTCCAACGGGCAATCCTGGAAATCGACGACGCATCGATCCGTGTGCAGCTTGCGGACAATGCCCGGCTACCCATTCTGAATCTCTCCGGCGCGATCCGGTACAACGGCGTAGGCGGCAGCGTTCACGGCGCGTATGACAACGTGACCGAGGGAGACTTCATCGACTACCTGCTGGGTGCGCAGTTCGAGATGCCTTTGGGTAATCGTGCCGCCGAAGCCGGCTACAGTCAGCGAAAGATCGAGCGACAGGCGATCACGCTCAACTACCAGCGTGCTGCGCAGGATGTTCTGCTGGACATCAAGAACGCGCTGCGTCAGCTCAACACGTCCTATGAAGTCATCGGTGCCGCCCGCGCCAGCCGGCTGGCTGCGACGGATAACCTCGTGGCCATCGACGACCAGCAAAGGATCGGCATCAACCTGACACCCGAATTCATCGACCTCAAACTCCGCACACAGGAACGAGTCGCGCAGGCGGAGCTTAATGAGCTGGAGTCGATCATCAACTACAACATCGCCATCGCTCGCTTTTATCAGGCGATGGGCACTCTTCTGGAACGTAACAACATCAACTTCGAGGATCCCTATCCCGGTCCTGAAAAAGAGACATCGGGCTGGAAACGACTGGTGCGGTAA
- a CDS encoding PEP-CTERM sorting domain-containing protein (PEP-CTERM proteins occur, often in large numbers, in the proteomes of bacteria that also encode an exosortase, a predicted intramembrane cysteine proteinase. The presence of a PEP-CTERM domain at a protein's C-terminus predicts cleavage within the sorting domain, followed by covalent anchoring to some some component of the (usually Gram-negative) cell surface. Many PEP-CTERM proteins exhibit an unusual sequence composition that includes large numbers of potential glycosylation sites. Expression of one such protein has been shown restore the ability of a bacterium to form floc, a type of biofilm.), which yields MKRWALGIAAALSSAWVSTSVASVYTFESLSTGAIATQDNWTSYAGVASVGTPSGTGNPSTRVFVGSGLESFGSRINNGSFSIPTFTGSETAAVLQFDFRLPTGGNRQATFGVGYDVNGSGSVQAGVALKELSPVIGADYYSGTPHFMVMINGGTFFLSYTTFPSGFAVGDWIRVRLDMDLTANSGNGSGVLSAQNLTTSGAMTAITGPLNLSLLTSGPAPSLWNAMYAEAYGGASGGQSDNLTVLVPEPASLGLLALGAVMIFPRKRHG from the coding sequence ATGAAACGCTGGGCTTTGGGAATCGCGGCGGCGCTGAGCAGCGCGTGGGTATCGACTTCCGTTGCATCGGTGTACACCTTTGAATCGCTCAGCACCGGGGCGATCGCGACGCAGGACAACTGGACGTCGTACGCCGGTGTGGCGTCTGTGGGCACCCCGAGCGGGACGGGCAATCCGTCAACGCGAGTGTTCGTTGGTTCAGGCCTCGAAAGCTTTGGATCACGCATCAACAACGGCAGCTTCAGCATCCCGACATTTACCGGAAGCGAGACCGCTGCGGTGCTCCAGTTCGACTTCCGCCTCCCAACGGGCGGTAACCGCCAGGCGACTTTTGGTGTAGGGTACGATGTCAACGGCTCCGGCAGTGTACAGGCGGGCGTCGCGCTCAAGGAGTTAAGCCCCGTCATCGGCGCGGATTACTATTCGGGCACGCCGCACTTCATGGTGATGATCAACGGCGGTACCTTTTTCCTCTCGTACACGACTTTTCCCTCAGGGTTTGCGGTCGGAGACTGGATACGGGTTAGGCTCGACATGGATCTGACTGCCAACAGCGGTAATGGGTCGGGCGTGCTATCGGCGCAGAACCTGACGACCTCTGGTGCCATGACGGCGATCACCGGACCGCTTAACCTCAGCCTTCTTACCTCCGGCCCCGCGCCGAGCCTGTGGAACGCGATGTACGCCGAGGCCTACGGCGGTGCCAGCGGCGGCCAGAGCGACAACCTCACCGTGCTGGTGCCCGAGCCGGCGAGTCTTGGCCTCCTGGCGCTGGGCGCGGTGATGATCTTCCCCCGTAAGCGGCACGGCTGA
- a CDS encoding RidA family protein, whose protein sequence is MAEFINPSRTFPICDAVVYSGRILETVIVPIPDGASEPVRGGASAEMREIFRQLDEVLAAAGTDKTSVVSVKLYLQHVVRDIAEVNEVYREYFGAHPPMRCGVGVDLQAGMLVEAAFTCELPAKE, encoded by the coding sequence TTGGCAGAGTTCATCAATCCCAGCAGGACTTTCCCGATATGTGATGCGGTGGTCTATTCGGGACGGATTCTGGAAACGGTGATCGTGCCGATCCCGGACGGAGCCAGTGAGCCGGTTCGCGGCGGCGCGTCGGCGGAGATGCGTGAGATTTTCAGGCAGCTCGACGAAGTACTGGCCGCAGCCGGTACGGATAAGACGAGCGTTGTTTCCGTTAAGTTGTATCTTCAGCATGTCGTCCGCGATATTGCTGAGGTCAACGAGGTGTATCGCGAGTATTTTGGTGCGCATCCGCCGATGCGATGCGGAGTCGGCGTTGATCTTCAGGCGGGGATGCTCGTCGAGGCGGCGTTTACCTGTGAGCTTCCCGCGAAGGAATAA
- a CDS encoding YkgJ family cysteine cluster protein, whose product MEKPDSFFECDGCGACCKTWRILVSAEDATREPRITIEGRSLREDAATPYWRYQLFPLPFHEACCFLDEANRCTVYDTRPRVCREFAAGSERCQEARREQGIGALAPSAIPLTIKKDFA is encoded by the coding sequence GTGGAAAAACCTGACTCATTTTTTGAATGTGACGGCTGCGGTGCCTGCTGCAAGACATGGCGCATCCTCGTCTCGGCAGAGGACGCGACGCGAGAACCGAGAATCACCATCGAAGGCCGCTCACTTCGAGAGGACGCGGCCACGCCTTACTGGCGGTACCAGCTATTCCCCTTGCCCTTCCACGAGGCGTGCTGCTTTCTCGACGAGGCAAACCGCTGCACGGTTTACGACACACGACCTCGCGTCTGTCGGGAGTTCGCTGCCGGCAGTGAGCGTTGTCAGGAAGCTCGTCGCGAGCAGGGAATTGGCGCCCTTGCGCCTTCCGCCATCCCATTGACAATTAAAAAAGATTTCGCGTAA
- a CDS encoding DUF1957 domain-containing protein, whose amino-acid sequence MSDSLGDFILVLHGHLPYVLHHGVWPHGEDWLYEAAAETYLPILDTIDEIHHLGGIPRFTIGLTPILLEQLAHPRFKSGFADYLKERVDRAHADRADFEKHNDGYHQHLAYLAGWWARTFTTLSERFEALGRDIPGAFAQRARAGSIEILTSNATHGYMPLLLEDSSIRAQIRAGVAASRNRLGFSPTGMWFPECAYRPAGPWRPSVVFNNERNRIGLEHLAGDEGITHFFVEHHLIEQGRSEGVQSAADGGFHRVDWEEGSKYPGRGWYDVHEPVMVNSDGGPGRLAAFARDPRICEQVWSGSIGYPADGAFLEFHRKYGERRGLRYWRITGKGVDLGQKELYDPHPTAGKVFEHAQHFCNAVKSRLAEYRQRTGRTGAVIACFDAELFGHWWFEGPRFLRDVLLSLHHDPQVNVSTSADYLKQHPPDKVMAFKEGSWGEGGDHRVWFNDQTRWIWEVEYRAEAHFGKLTYNLPWRNPEKTELRDLLEKAGRELLLMQASDWPFVISRGQAIDYGIKRFVLHAGRFENLCDLAEKVNRGEKPTELEKFEVRDSDLHDPVFPKIDLSWWNM is encoded by the coding sequence ATGAGTGACTCGCTTGGAGATTTCATTCTCGTCCTGCACGGCCATCTTCCCTATGTCCTTCATCACGGTGTCTGGCCGCATGGTGAGGACTGGCTTTACGAGGCTGCGGCTGAGACCTACCTGCCGATCCTCGACACCATTGATGAAATTCATCATCTGGGCGGCATCCCTCGGTTCACGATCGGCCTGACACCCATACTCCTCGAACAACTCGCCCATCCTCGTTTTAAGTCCGGTTTCGCGGACTACCTGAAAGAGCGTGTCGACCGAGCCCACGCGGATCGGGCTGACTTTGAAAAGCACAACGACGGTTACCACCAGCATCTGGCCTACCTCGCCGGGTGGTGGGCGCGGACCTTTACGACGCTCAGCGAGCGATTTGAAGCTCTTGGCAGAGACATACCGGGAGCCTTCGCCCAGCGAGCGCGGGCTGGATCGATCGAAATTCTTACTTCCAACGCGACACATGGCTACATGCCTCTGCTGCTGGAGGATTCGTCCATCCGGGCGCAGATCCGGGCGGGAGTTGCTGCCTCGCGGAACCGGCTGGGATTTTCGCCGACCGGCATGTGGTTTCCCGAATGTGCCTATCGACCTGCTGGACCGTGGCGGCCTTCGGTCGTCTTCAACAACGAACGTAACCGGATCGGTCTCGAACACCTCGCCGGTGATGAAGGCATCACGCATTTCTTTGTGGAGCATCACCTCATCGAGCAGGGACGATCCGAAGGGGTCCAGTCCGCGGCCGACGGCGGATTCCACCGTGTCGACTGGGAGGAAGGATCGAAATATCCCGGTCGCGGCTGGTACGACGTGCACGAGCCGGTGATGGTGAACTCCGACGGCGGGCCGGGGCGGCTGGCTGCGTTTGCCCGTGACCCGCGCATCTGTGAGCAGGTCTGGTCCGGCTCGATTGGTTATCCAGCCGATGGGGCGTTTCTGGAGTTCCACCGAAAATATGGTGAGCGCCGCGGCCTGCGTTACTGGAGGATCACGGGGAAAGGTGTGGACCTGGGGCAAAAGGAGCTTTACGACCCGCACCCGACAGCCGGCAAGGTTTTCGAGCATGCGCAGCACTTTTGCAACGCGGTCAAGTCCCGGCTTGCCGAGTACCGTCAGCGGACCGGACGCACTGGTGCGGTGATCGCCTGTTTCGACGCTGAGCTTTTCGGGCACTGGTGGTTTGAGGGGCCAAGGTTTCTGCGCGATGTACTGCTGAGTCTTCATCATGATCCGCAGGTGAATGTTTCGACCTCGGCTGACTACCTCAAGCAGCATCCTCCTGACAAGGTGATGGCCTTCAAGGAAGGCTCCTGGGGTGAGGGCGGCGATCACCGTGTGTGGTTTAATGACCAGACGCGATGGATCTGGGAAGTGGAATACCGGGCGGAGGCGCATTTCGGCAAGCTGACGTACAACCTGCCCTGGCGCAATCCTGAAAAAACAGAATTGCGTGACCTGCTGGAAAAAGCCGGTCGAGAACTGCTCCTGATGCAGGCGAGTGACTGGCCGTTTGTCATCAGCCGAGGCCAGGCGATCGACTACGGCATCAAGCGTTTCGTCCTTCACGCAGGAAGATTTGAAAACCTTTGCGATCTGGCGGAAAAAGTTAATCGTGGCGAAAAGCCAACAGAGCTGGAAAAGTTTGAGGTGCGTGATTCGGATTTGCATGATCCGGTATTCCCAAAGATCGATTTGAGCTGGTGGAATATGTAG
- a CDS encoding 3-isopropylmalate dehydratase large subunit: protein MTITEKIMAAHSGRASVRAGENVWVNVDVLMTHDVCGPGTIGIFHEKFGKKARVWDPDRVVIVPDHYIFTADEKCHRNVQILRDFVKEQGLRYYYDPEFVSAAAGSGMPSPYRDPNRTSYKGVCHKALPEEGHVRPGEILLGTDSHTCTAGAFGQFATGIGNTDAAFTLGTGKTWLKVPPTMKFTFHGQIPPYLTAKDLILAVIGQISVSGATYKAMYFASEGIESLTLEDRMTLTNMAIEAGGKNGVCDVDEKTLQYVRARSTRPNWTVYRDDAGCEYDAEYEFDLATMDPLVAKPHSPDNKDTAHNCRHVKVDRAYIGSCTGGKITDMIFAASILKGHQVKVPTFVVPGSTEVHADMKALNLVGEPLKPGEKSIEEILMDAGCQVGPSGCSACLGGPADTFGRLNEPVTCISTTNRNFPGRMGHKEAGVYLASPLTVAASALTGHVTDPREYVSEPIVTGSAGLV from the coding sequence ATGACGATCACCGAAAAGATTATGGCTGCCCACTCCGGCCGCGCCTCCGTCCGTGCCGGTGAAAACGTGTGGGTTAACGTCGATGTGCTCATGACTCACGATGTCTGCGGGCCGGGGACCATCGGCATCTTCCATGAAAAATTCGGCAAAAAGGCGCGCGTCTGGGATCCTGATCGCGTCGTCATCGTGCCCGACCATTACATTTTCACCGCTGATGAAAAGTGCCACCGAAACGTGCAGATTCTCCGCGACTTCGTCAAAGAGCAGGGGCTGCGCTATTACTACGATCCGGAGTTTGTTTCGGCGGCTGCGGGTTCGGGAATGCCTTCGCCTTATCGTGATCCGAATCGCACCAGCTACAAGGGCGTCTGCCACAAAGCCCTGCCGGAAGAAGGTCACGTCCGCCCCGGTGAAATTCTCCTGGGTACCGACAGCCACACCTGCACCGCTGGCGCGTTTGGCCAGTTCGCCACCGGCATCGGTAACACCGATGCTGCTTTCACCCTCGGCACCGGAAAAACCTGGTTGAAGGTCCCGCCGACGATGAAGTTCACCTTTCACGGACAGATCCCGCCGTACCTCACCGCCAAGGATCTGATCCTGGCCGTCATCGGTCAGATCAGCGTCAGCGGTGCGACATACAAAGCGATGTATTTCGCCAGCGAAGGCATCGAGTCACTCACGCTCGAAGACCGGATGACACTGACCAACATGGCCATTGAGGCTGGCGGCAAAAATGGCGTCTGCGATGTGGATGAGAAAACGCTGCAATATGTCCGCGCCCGATCAACGCGCCCGAACTGGACCGTGTACCGTGACGATGCCGGTTGCGAATACGATGCGGAGTACGAGTTTGATCTGGCGACGATGGATCCGTTGGTCGCCAAGCCGCACAGCCCCGACAACAAAGACACCGCGCACAACTGCCGCCATGTGAAGGTGGATCGCGCGTACATTGGAAGTTGCACCGGCGGGAAGATCACCGACATGATCTTTGCCGCTTCGATTCTCAAGGGGCATCAGGTGAAGGTGCCGACTTTCGTGGTGCCCGGCAGCACGGAAGTTCATGCCGATATGAAAGCCCTGAATCTCGTGGGAGAGCCGCTTAAGCCGGGTGAAAAGAGCATCGAGGAAATCCTCATGGATGCCGGCTGTCAGGTCGGCCCCAGCGGTTGCAGTGCCTGTCTGGGCGGGCCTGCGGATACGTTTGGCCGGCTCAACGAGCCGGTGACCTGCATCAGCACGACCAATCGCAACTTCCCCGGTCGGATGGGCCACAAAGAGGCGGGTGTCTATCTTGCGTCGCCGTTGACCGTCGCAGCCAGCGCATTGACCGGTCACGTCACCGACCCGCGCGAATATGTGAGCGAGCCGATCGTGACCGGCAGTGCAGGATTGGTGTGA
- the rdgB gene encoding RdgB/HAM1 family non-canonical purine NTP pyrophosphatase, giving the protein MIRILLATSNPHKVDEIRAAFNSLRTAALPRIELIGLDSLDRKITEPDEDQPTFEGNAFLKAGYYARQTNHACLADDSGLEVDALGGAPGVKSARYAGIEGHRSVVDPANNALLLKNLARVPAEERQARFVCAMALCVPGRNAPVAVVRGTVEGAILGPDEEPRGSNGFGYDPLFYVSEMDMTTAELTQDQKNRISHRGAAARRMWEEILRRRETLENS; this is encoded by the coding sequence ATGATTCGTATCCTTCTTGCAACCTCCAATCCTCATAAAGTGGACGAGATTCGTGCTGCGTTCAACTCGCTGCGGACTGCTGCTTTACCGCGGATTGAGTTGATCGGGCTTGACTCTCTGGACAGAAAGATCACCGAGCCTGACGAAGATCAGCCGACCTTTGAAGGCAATGCGTTTCTCAAGGCCGGCTATTACGCCCGACAAACGAATCACGCATGTCTGGCCGACGACAGCGGACTTGAGGTGGATGCCCTCGGCGGTGCGCCCGGGGTCAAGAGCGCACGTTATGCGGGCATCGAAGGTCATCGCAGCGTCGTCGATCCCGCCAACAATGCCTTGCTGTTGAAAAATCTTGCCAGAGTCCCTGCGGAAGAACGCCAGGCGCGGTTCGTTTGCGCGATGGCGTTATGTGTGCCCGGCCGCAACGCTCCGGTCGCTGTTGTACGCGGCACGGTCGAAGGCGCGATCCTCGGCCCCGACGAGGAGCCGCGAGGGAGCAATGGCTTTGGTTATGACCCTCTCTTTTATGTCTCCGAAATGGATATGACGACTGCGGAACTGACTCAGGATCAGAAAAATCGTATCAGTCACCGCGGCGCAGCAGCACGACGGATGTGGGAAGAAATCCTGCGCAGACGAGAAACGCTTGAGAACTCCTGA
- a CDS encoding YhbY family RNA-binding protein yields the protein MTLTTKEKKALKSRGQKLADDARVGKEGLSDAMLAHIRAVLARNELAKVRFAEKLEGASRKSFAEELCAAIGAQCVAVVGRTVLVYKKKPEETA from the coding sequence ATGACGTTGACGACGAAAGAGAAAAAAGCGTTGAAGTCCCGTGGGCAGAAACTTGCCGATGACGCTCGCGTGGGTAAGGAAGGGCTGAGTGACGCCATGCTCGCGCATATCCGTGCGGTGTTGGCGCGGAATGAACTGGCAAAGGTCCGCTTTGCAGAGAAGCTCGAAGGGGCGAGTCGCAAATCCTTCGCCGAGGAGTTGTGCGCCGCGATTGGCGCCCAGTGCGTCGCAGTGGTCGGCAGAACGGTGCTGGTGTATAAGAAAAAACCTGAGGAAACAGCCTAG
- a CDS encoding MGMT family protein: protein MEADIKAGRIRQGMTFNQKVWALTARIPHGKVTTYAEIARKLGTRGYRAVGNALNRNPYAPAVPCHRVVGSSGALTGFFHGIDKKREMLRKEGVALKASRVDLTQSFTTL from the coding sequence ATGGAAGCGGACATCAAAGCAGGGCGTATTCGTCAGGGAATGACATTCAATCAGAAAGTCTGGGCACTGACCGCTCGCATACCTCACGGTAAAGTCACAACCTACGCCGAGATCGCCCGTAAACTCGGCACACGCGGCTACCGGGCAGTCGGTAACGCGCTCAACCGCAATCCATACGCTCCGGCTGTTCCCTGTCACCGAGTGGTCGGTAGCAGCGGCGCGCTGACGGGATTTTTTCACGGCATCGATAAAAAACGCGAAATGCTGCGAAAAGAGGGCGTGGCGTTGAAAGCCTCCCGCGTGGACCTGACTCAGAGTTTTACGACGCTCTGA